AGGAGGCCCAGGCTCATCGCGAAGAGCGCAAAGATCAGCACCTCCGTGAGCGTCGAGGTGAGATACCGGACGTGCGCGACCGGGAGGAGGGCCAGCGCCAGCCCGGCGATGACCCAGGCGGCCCGGAGCGCGCGGCCCTCCGGCCGCGCCGCGCCGGTCATCGGGCGCGCCCCCCAAACAGCCCGGTGGGACGCACGAGCAGGATCGCCGCCATCACGAGGTAGATGAAGACGAGCGCGATCTGGGGCACCAGCGTCTTCCCAAACGTGTCCACTTCGCCGATCAACAAGCTCCCCCAGAACGATCCGCTGAGCGTGCCGAGGCCGCCGACGACCACGACGATCAGCGTGACGATGAGCGTTTCGAAATCCACGCCCGGGAACACCCCTTGGATCGGCGCGGCGATCACTCCGGCGAGCCCCGCCAGCGCCGCGCCGAACGCGAACACGCCGCCGAAGACGAGGCCGATGTCGATCCCGAGCGCCTGGGTCATCTCCCGGTTCGCCACGCCGGCGCGGACCATCGCGCCGAGGCGGGTCCGGGTCAGACCAAGCCAGAGCGCCCCGGCGAGCGCCGCGCCGAGGACGATCACGAACAGCCGGTAGGAGGGGAACAGCGTGCCGAGGAGCGGGATGGAGCGGTCCAGGCCCGCGGGCGGGGCAAGCGATTGGACATCGGCTCCCCACCACCACCGCGCCACGTCCGACAGCACGAACGCGACCCCAAACGTGAGCAAGATCTGGTCGAGGTGCGTCCGCCGGTACAGGGGGCGGAGAAGCTCCCACTCCAGCAGGAACCCGAACATACCCAGCCCCAGCGGTGCGACCAGTGCGGCGATCCAAAACGAGCCGGTCCACCGGACCGTCGAGAGGGCGAGGTAGGCGCCGAGCATGTAGAACGCGCCGTGCGCGAGGTTCACGACCTCCATCAGGCCAAAGATCAGGGAGAGCCCCGCCGCTAGCAGAAACAGCAGCATCCCGTAGGCGAGCCCGTTCAGCGCTTGGAGAAGGTAGAACGTCACTTCTTACCTGGGCCCGCGGCGCTGGCCAATCCGTTTTCCACCTTAGCCGGGATCCTTGATGCGTCCCAGGCTATCGAATACCACATTCACGATGTCATTGCTGACCTGGCGCACCTGCCGAACGTAGATGTTCTGGATGACGTTGTGCGTGTTCGGGTCGAACTCATATTGGCCACGTGGGCTCGCGAACTTGACGTTCACGAGCGCCTCGATCAGCCGGTCCTTGTTGCTCGTGTCGCCGCCGGTTTTGTTGAGCGCCTCTACAATGACCCGGGCCGCATCGTACCCTTGTAGAGCAAAGACGCTGGCGTCTCGTCGGAACCGCGCTCGGTAGGCTCGGGTGAACGCAAGGTTCTCAGGGTTCTGAAGCTTGAGCGCCCAGTGCAGCGGGCTGTAGATGCCGAGTGCGGTCGCGCCCTCGGCCGGCAGCACGTCTTGCTCCACCATGAAGCCAGCGCCGCTCATGCGAGTGCTCTTGGTGAGCCCGTACTGGGAAGACTGCGCGATGAAACGTACCGCGTCGCTGCCGCTGTAGAAGTTGTAGGTGCCCTCGGGGTTCATCTTCTGGACCTGGGTGATATACGGCGCGTAGTCGGTGTTGTTGAGTGGCGGGTATACCTCCCCCAAGACCTTTCCCCCGGCCGCGACGAACGATTCCTTGAACGCAGCGATAGACTCCGTGCCGAACCCGTAGTTGGCGGCGGTCAGGGCGGCCTCGCGCGCGATGTTAGTGTAGAACCACTTCCCGAACGGGTTGCTGACCTGCCACGATGTAAACGAGACCCGGAAGATATAGGGGCTTTTCCGCGCCCGGGTGAGCAGGTTGCCACCCGCGTTGCTGACGACGAGGATCGTCTTGGAATTGTGGATCGTGTCCCGGATCGCGTAGGCGGTGGCGGTGCTCACGATGCCCGTGATGAGGTCCACCTGGTCGGCCTCGATCAGTTTGCGTACCTTCCGCAATCCGACTTGGGGATCGATTTCCTCATCCTCTCGGACCCAGGTGATCTTCCGCCCGCCCCCGCTCCAGTTGACGCTGTCGAAGTACAAGGTCATCGCGTCGGTGATGTCCTCCCCAAGCTGCCCGTAGACCTTCGAGTACGAGACGAGGAGCCCGACCTTCACCGATCCAGCCGCCAGTACCGCCGGCACGCCAAACCCATGTTCCTTGCTGAGCAGCGCCGACGGTCCGCCGGTCGCCAGAGTCGCGCCGCCGATCGCCGCCCGTCCGAGCAAGTGCCGCCGCGTAAGCTTCGCCCTCGCCTTCATGCTCCCACCCCCTGGTTGGTCGCAAGCACGCCCTGCTTACTCGACGTGGATCACCCGGTTCGCCTTCAGCTGGAACCGCGGCAGCGATCCGGCGCCGACCGCGGCGATCTCGACGCGGATGCCGCAGGCCGTCCGCAGGGCCTCGCGCAACTCCTCGAGTGTCGAGGCGATCGCGGCGGCGCTCCATCGCGCGTCATCGATCTCAACGACGACCCGCAGCTCAAGCATCTCCGCGCGGCGCCGGACTTCCACGCGGAACTCGTCGACGCACTCGAATCGCCGGACGGCGTCCTCGATCGCGCTGGGGAACACGTTCATCCCGCGGACGACCAGCATGTCATCCACGCGGCCGAGCACGCCGCCGTCGAGCCTGGCGAATGTTCGGCCGCACACGCACCGGGTGTCCAGCAGACGCACCCGGTCGCCCGTGCGGTAGCGAATCACCGGAGAGCCGTCACGCCCGAGGTTGGTCAGGACGAGCTCGCCGTCGCCCGACGGGACCACGGCGTGGGTGGCCGGGTTGAGCACCTCGGCGACGAACTCGCTCTCATTCAGGTGGAGCGCGCCGGCCGCGCAGGTAAATCCCGTGGCGCCCACCTCGGTCAGTCCCGTGTGGTCGATGCACCGCGCTCCCCACGCCGCTTCTATCCGCCGCTTGGTGGAGGCGATGCTGGCGCCCGGTTCTCCGGCGTGGATCGTGACCCGGACGCCGAGGGACGCGGTCTCGATTCCCGCCGCTCGGGCCACCTCGGCGAGCCGGAGCGCGTACGACGGCGTGCACACGAGCACGGTGGCCTGCGCTTCGATAAGCGCGCGGATCCGCACCTGCGTGTCGAGGCCGCCGCCGGGAATCGCCAGCGCGCCGAGCCGCCGCGCGGCGTCGAATCCCGCCCAGAACCCGATGAACGGCCCGAACGAGAACGCAAAATAGATCCTGTCCCCGGCGCCCATGCCCGCCGCGCGGTAGACGAACGTCCAGCAGCGCTGCCACCATTCCCACGACTCGGCCGTATCCAGCCACCTCAGCGGCCGGCCGGTCGTGCCCGACGTCTGATGGAGGCGCACGTAGCGGTCGAGCGGGTAGGTGAGATCTGAGCCAAACGGCGGCGTGGCTACCTGATCCGCGACCAATTCGGTCTTGGTCGTGAACGGCAGGCGCCGGAACGCCTCCCAGTCCCCGGCGGCCTGCGGAACCTCCGTCCCGGCGCCCTCCCACTTGCTGCGGTAGAAGAGATTGCTCTTCTGGATCCGCAACAGCATCGGGACGAGCCGCTGCCACTGATAGGCGCTCAGGTCCTCCCGCGCCATCGACTCCAGGGTCCGGTCCACAAAACGGGGGCGATCGTCGAGGCCATCGGCGCCGGGTGCGGCGTGTGTCATGGGGCGAGCTCCCCGGCGATCTCGTACCCTTTGCCCAGATACGCGGACTTGATCCCGGGATGGGCAAGCAACTCGCTCGGCGTCCCCCGAAGCACGATCCGGCCCCGCTCCATCACGCACACCCGGTCCGCGATCGTCATGGCCGCTTTGACGTTCTGCTCGACCAGGACCACAGTGAGCCCCTCGTCGCGCCGGAGGCGCGCGAGAGCCTTGACGA
This is a stretch of genomic DNA from bacterium. It encodes these proteins:
- a CDS encoding ABC transporter substrate-binding protein, coding for MKARAKLTRRHLLGRAAIGGATLATGGPSALLSKEHGFGVPAVLAAGSVKVGLLVSYSKVYGQLGEDITDAMTLYFDSVNWSGGGRKITWVREDEEIDPQVGLRKVRKLIEADQVDLITGIVSTATAYAIRDTIHNSKTILVVSNAGGNLLTRARKSPYIFRVSFTSWQVSNPFGKWFYTNIAREAALTAANYGFGTESIAAFKESFVAAGGKVLGEVYPPLNNTDYAPYITQVQKMNPEGTYNFYSGSDAVRFIAQSSQYGLTKSTRMSGAGFMVEQDVLPAEGATALGIYSPLHWALKLQNPENLAFTRAYRARFRRDASVFALQGYDAARVIVEALNKTGGDTSNKDRLIEALVNVKFASPRGQYEFDPNTHNVIQNIYVRQVRQVSNDIVNVVFDSLGRIKDPG
- a CDS encoding branched-chain amino acid ABC transporter permease, with the translated sequence MTFYLLQALNGLAYGMLLFLLAAGLSLIFGLMEVVNLAHGAFYMLGAYLALSTVRWTGSFWIAALVAPLGLGMFGFLLEWELLRPLYRRTHLDQILLTFGVAFVLSDVARWWWGADVQSLAPPAGLDRSIPLLGTLFPSYRLFVIVLGAALAGALWLGLTRTRLGAMVRAGVANREMTQALGIDIGLVFGGVFAFGAALAGLAGVIAAPIQGVFPGVDFETLIVTLIVVVVGGLGTLSGSFWGSLLIGEVDTFGKTLVPQIALVFIYLVMAAILLVRPTGLFGGRAR
- a CDS encoding phenylacetate--CoA ligase family protein, which produces MTHAAPGADGLDDRPRFVDRTLESMAREDLSAYQWQRLVPMLLRIQKSNLFYRSKWEGAGTEVPQAAGDWEAFRRLPFTTKTELVADQVATPPFGSDLTYPLDRYVRLHQTSGTTGRPLRWLDTAESWEWWQRCWTFVYRAAGMGAGDRIYFAFSFGPFIGFWAGFDAARRLGALAIPGGGLDTQVRIRALIEAQATVLVCTPSYALRLAEVARAAGIETASLGVRVTIHAGEPGASIASTKRRIEAAWGARCIDHTGLTEVGATGFTCAAGALHLNESEFVAEVLNPATHAVVPSGDGELVLTNLGRDGSPVIRYRTGDRVRLLDTRCVCGRTFARLDGGVLGRVDDMLVVRGMNVFPSAIEDAVRRFECVDEFRVEVRRRAEMLELRVVVEIDDARWSAAAIASTLEELREALRTACGIRVEIAAVGAGSLPRFQLKANRVIHVE